From the genome of Danio rerio strain Tuebingen ecotype United States chromosome 2, GRCz12tu, whole genome shotgun sequence, one region includes:
- the pimr66 gene encoding serine/threonine-protein kinase pim-1-like isoform X2 — translation MGQRHSRREKVEGGVECLDGAHRRPALTPTDHTAELHPRVDETPVVVIEGGRKEKGGKITKKKRPKRRSFKSLASFFSCLSPSKSTRAQVEQGEVDQDAGTPSRKSTEDKTSLQDIVCSVENNVHQEPPTSDPNVLAAVEVVVDEVQNEDQDSPVSTSADECESQLLKQLDCTTFIKTKDDIHSKYSIGKKMGKGGCGSVYEGTRCEDGLQVAVKFTIKVENEPYINLPDHANPVPLEVALTLLANQGPSCNNIIQMLDWEDHPDRYIMVLEWPSPCINMHQFWLSHDRVFSEEMARHFMRQVVQAAAVCCSRGVFHRDIKMPNLLVNIETLEVKLIDFGCGDLLRTSSYNTYSECCRFIRGCLKSNPEQRLQLEELHSHDWFKVTL, via the exons ATGGGACAGCGACACTCTCGTAGAGAGAAAGTGGAGGGAGGAGTTGAGTGCCTGGACGGAGCCCATCGCCGACCAGCACTGACTCCAACCGACCACACGGCGGAGCTCCATCCTCGTGTTGACGAGACGCCTGTAGTGGTTATCGAGGGAGGTAGAAAGGAGAAAGGAGGGAAGATAACAAAAAAGAAGAGGCCAAAAAGGAGGAGTTTCAAGAGTTTGGCCTCTTTTTTCTCTTGTTTATCCCCTTCCAAATCCACCAGAGCTCAGGTGGAGCAGGGTGAGGTGGACCAGGACGCTGGGACCCCATCCAGGAAGAGCACTGAGG ATAAGACTTCTCTGCAGGACATTGTCTGTTCTGTGGAGAACAATGTTCACCAGGAGCCTCCTACCAGTGATCCTAATGTCCTCGCTGCCGTGGAGGTAGTAGTGGATGAGGTCCAAAATGAAGATCAAGACAGTCCAGTCAGTACGTCAGCAGATGAGTGTGAATCTCAACTGCTGAAACAGCTGGACTGTACTACGTTCATAAAGACCAAGG atgacATTCACAGCAAGTACTCCATTGGCAAAAAGATGGGCAAAGGAGGATGCGGCTCTGTTTATGAAGGGACCCGGTGTGAAGACGGCCTTCAGGTGGCTGTGAAATTCACAATAAAGGTTGAAAACGAGCCGTACATCAACCTT CCTGACCATGCCAATCCAGTTCCCCTTGAGGTGGCCCTTACATTGCTGGCCAATCAAGGGCCCAGCTGTAACAACATAATACAGATGCTGGATTGGGAAGACCATCCTGACCGATATATAATGGTCTTAGAGTGGCCCTCACCCTGCATAAACATGCACCAGTTTTGGCTGAGCCATGACAGAGTCTTCTCTGAGGAGATGGCCCGTCATTTTATGCGCCAagtggttcaggctgctgctgttTGCTGTTCTCGGGGAGTCTTCCATCGTGACATCAAAATGCCAAACCTCTTGGTTAACATAGAGACCCTGGAGGTTAAACTTATTGATTTCGGCTGTGGGGACCTCCTGAGAACATCATCCTACAACACCTACAGTG AATGCTGCCGTTTTATTCGGGGTTGCCTCAAGAGCAATCCTGAGCAGAGGCTGCAGCTGGAGGAGCTGCACTCCCATGACTGGTTCAAG GTCACCTTGTAG
- the pimr66 gene encoding serine/threonine-protein kinase pim-1-like isoform X1 gives MGQRHSRREKVEGGVECLDGAHRRPALTPTDHTAELHPRVDETPVVVIEGGRKEKGGKITKKKRPKRRSFKSLASFFSCLSPSKSTRAQVEQGEVDQDAGTPSRKSTEDKTSLQDIVCSVENNVHQEPPTSDPNVLAAVEVVVDEVQNEDQDSPVSTSADECESQLLKQLDCTTFIKTKDDIHSKYSIGKKMGKGGCGSVYEGTRCEDGLQVAVKFTIKVENEPYINLPDHANPVPLEVALTLLANQGPSCNNIIQMLDWEDHPDRYIMVLEWPSPCINMHQFWLSHDRVFSEEMARHFMRQVVQAAAVCCSRGVFHRDIKMPNLLVNIETLEVKLIDFGCGDLLRTSSYNTYSGTVSYCPPEFIDTGEYHGKEATVWSLGVLLFRMITSLFPDSSDICYMDIELWSQSGYSDECCRFIRGCLKSNPEQRLQLEELHSHDWFKVTL, from the exons ATGGGACAGCGACACTCTCGTAGAGAGAAAGTGGAGGGAGGAGTTGAGTGCCTGGACGGAGCCCATCGCCGACCAGCACTGACTCCAACCGACCACACGGCGGAGCTCCATCCTCGTGTTGACGAGACGCCTGTAGTGGTTATCGAGGGAGGTAGAAAGGAGAAAGGAGGGAAGATAACAAAAAAGAAGAGGCCAAAAAGGAGGAGTTTCAAGAGTTTGGCCTCTTTTTTCTCTTGTTTATCCCCTTCCAAATCCACCAGAGCTCAGGTGGAGCAGGGTGAGGTGGACCAGGACGCTGGGACCCCATCCAGGAAGAGCACTGAGG ATAAGACTTCTCTGCAGGACATTGTCTGTTCTGTGGAGAACAATGTTCACCAGGAGCCTCCTACCAGTGATCCTAATGTCCTCGCTGCCGTGGAGGTAGTAGTGGATGAGGTCCAAAATGAAGATCAAGACAGTCCAGTCAGTACGTCAGCAGATGAGTGTGAATCTCAACTGCTGAAACAGCTGGACTGTACTACGTTCATAAAGACCAAGG atgacATTCACAGCAAGTACTCCATTGGCAAAAAGATGGGCAAAGGAGGATGCGGCTCTGTTTATGAAGGGACCCGGTGTGAAGACGGCCTTCAGGTGGCTGTGAAATTCACAATAAAGGTTGAAAACGAGCCGTACATCAACCTT CCTGACCATGCCAATCCAGTTCCCCTTGAGGTGGCCCTTACATTGCTGGCCAATCAAGGGCCCAGCTGTAACAACATAATACAGATGCTGGATTGGGAAGACCATCCTGACCGATATATAATGGTCTTAGAGTGGCCCTCACCCTGCATAAACATGCACCAGTTTTGGCTGAGCCATGACAGAGTCTTCTCTGAGGAGATGGCCCGTCATTTTATGCGCCAagtggttcaggctgctgctgttTGCTGTTCTCGGGGAGTCTTCCATCGTGACATCAAAATGCCAAACCTCTTGGTTAACATAGAGACCCTGGAGGTTAAACTTATTGATTTCGGCTGTGGGGACCTCCTGAGAACATCATCCTACAACACCTACAGTG GAACAGTAAGTTACTGCCCTCCGGAGTTTATTGACACAGGAGAGTACCATGGGAAAGAGGCGACGGTATGGTCATTAGGGGTCCTACTATTCAGAATGATCACCAGCCTTTTCCCAGACAGCAGTGACATCTGTTACATGGACATTGAACTCTGGTCCCAGTCGGGCTACTCAGATG AATGCTGCCGTTTTATTCGGGGTTGCCTCAAGAGCAATCCTGAGCAGAGGCTGCAGCTGGAGGAGCTGCACTCCCATGACTGGTTCAAG GTCACCTTGTAG